One Ricinus communis isolate WT05 ecotype wild-type chromosome 1, ASM1957865v1, whole genome shotgun sequence DNA window includes the following coding sequences:
- the LOC8263478 gene encoding probable serine/threonine-protein kinase WNK7, translated as MRSGGGGGTLALASNNGTYSALEPPDAKGDFVETDPTSRYVRYDEVLGKGAFKTVYKGFDEVDGIEVAWNQVRIADVLRSPKDLEKLHSEVHLLRSLKHENIMELCNSWVDDKKKTINMITELFTSGNLRQYRKKHKNVDMKAIKNWARQILQGLVYLHGHNPPIIHRDLKCDNIFVNGHNGVVKIGDLGLAIIMQQPTATSVIGTPEFMATELYEEEYNELIDIYSFGMCMLEMVTFEYPYSECRNPAQIYKKVTSGIKPASLGNVSDPQVKEFILKCLVPASERLSAKELLKDPFLQPQNLVEPVRDPLLLPNQYPKSSSATKSGPLSMDIDADYKQISSSTCTGSNNEGTRFPVPEYQREHKNKVFKLKGKESDDNSVSLTLRIADSSGRVWNIHFLFYLDSDTALSVASEMVDQLELADHDVAFIAEFIDHLIMKLSPGWKLSSNYSLNELTSFYTASAALENSVACPWDSVLTTVLSQPAVEQEALSGMTTTPPEGSLQADDFNYNDNRDGAVFHINYHSSPSFGYMEDQDSQTSGVSEILVEDVSSKDDRISELPDYNTDGNCKYLNGYTSEPELRDSYSLRKLERNDSGVGECIPMNENAKVSETPFPKLSGAPNDMSMTSSSSSSLYLVGKSMDTELKLELDAIEAQYQNWFRDLSRRREEALESTKKRWTAKKKLPVHLTSTLF; from the exons ATGAGAAGCGGTGGTGGAGGAGGAACACTGGCATTGGCATCTAATAATGGAACCTATTCTGCATTGGAGCCTCCTGATGCAAAGGGTGATTTCGTAGAAACAGATCCTACCAGTAGATATGTTCGG TATGATGAGGTCTTGGGCAAGGGTGCTTTCAAGACTGT TTACAAGGGATTTGATGAAGTAGATGGAATAGAGGTTGCTTGGAACCAAGTAAGGATTGCCGATGTCTTGCGGTCACCTaaagatttggaaaaattgcATTCTGAAGTTCATTTGCTGAGATCATTGAAACATGAAAATATCATGGAGTTGTGTAATTCGTGGGTGgatgataagaaaaaaactattaatatGATTACTGAGCTCTTCACATCTGGGAATCTCAGGCA ATATCGTAAGAAGCATAAGAATGTCGATATGAAGGCAATAAAGAACTGGGCAAGGCAAATTCTCCAAGGTTTAGTCTATCTCCATGGCCATAATCCACCTATCATCCACAGGGATTTAAAATGTGATAACATCTTTGTTAATGGACACAACGGAGTAGTTAAAATTGGAGACCTCGGATTAGCCATTATTATGCAGCAACCTACTGCTACAAGTGTCATTG GAACTCCTGAATTTATGGCTACAGAACTTTATGAAGAGGAATATAATGAACTCATTGACATATACTCTTTCGGGATGTGCATGCTAGAAATGGTTACCTTTGAGTACCCATACAGCGAATGCAGAAATCCAGCTCAAATTTACAAGAAGGTTACGTCT GGCATTAAACCTGCTTCCCTTGGTAATGTGAGTGATCCACAAGTTAAGGAGTTTATTCTGAAATGTTTGGTTCCAGCATCTGAGCGATTGTCTGCTAAAGAACTTCTCAAAGACCCATTCCTTCAACCTCAGAATCTAGTAGAACCAGTGCGTGATCCCTTGCTCTTACCAAACCAGTACCCTAAATCGTCAAGTGCAACCAAGTCGGGACCTCTGTCAATGGATATAGATGCTGACTATAAGCAGATTTCTTCAAGCACTTGTACTGGTAGCAACAATGAAGGTACAAGATTTCCGGTGCCGGAATATCAGAGAGAACATAAGAATAAGGTGTTCaagttaaaaggaaaagaaagtgaTGATAATTCTGTTTCATTGACGTTGAGAATTGCCGACTCTTCTG GTCGAGTCTGGAATATTCATTTCCTCTTCTACCTTGATAGTGATACTGCACTATCCGTGGCAAGCGAGATGGTTGATCAGCTAGAGTTGGCAGATCATGATGTCGCCTTCATTGCTGAGTTCATCGATCATTTGATTATGAAACTTAGTCCTGGTTGGAAGCTATCATCCAATTATTCCTTGAATGAACTGACGAGCTTTTACACAGCGTCCGCAGCCCTTGAAAACTCAGTAGCTTGCCCCTGGGATTCAGTACTTACTACAGTTCTTTCTCAGCCAGCGGTTGAGCAGGAGGCTCTCTCTGGAATGACCACAACTCCTCCAGAAGGTAGCTTACAAGCTGATGACTTCAATTATAATGACAACCGTGATGGTGCTGTTTTTCATATCAACTATCACTCTTCTCCAAGTTTTGGTTACATGGAAGATCAAGATTCACAAACATCAGGTGTTTCAGAGATACTGGTTGAAGATGTTTCCTCAAAAGATGACAGAATATCCGAACTCCCTGATTACAATACCGATGGAAATTGTAAATACCTAAATGGATATACCTCTGAACCAGAACTTAGAGACTCGTATTCTCTTCGCAAATTGGAAAGAAATGATAGCGGTGTTGGAGAATGCATTCCAATGAATGAAAATGCGAAAGTTTCTGAAACGCCATTTCCTAAGCTTAGTGGGGCGCCTAATGATATGAGCATGACAAGCAGCAGTTCTTCATCTTTGTACCTAGTTGGCAAAAGCATGGATACCGAGCTAAAGCTGGAGCTTGATGCAATTGAAGCGCAGTACCAGAACTGGTTTCGGGATCTTTCTAGGAGGAGGGAGGAGGCATTGGAATCTACCAAAAAGCGATGGACAGCAAAGAAGAAGTTGCCTGTTCATTTAACAAGTACATTATTCTAG
- the LOC8263483 gene encoding ORM1-like protein 2 isoform X2 — protein sequence MHLLLMPSFCISLFFFQLIQIISCLYFPGDLKLSHSLTSMITYHFFHWKKGTPFAEDQGIYNRLTWWEQMDSGKQLTRNRKFLTVVPVVLYLIASHTTDYQHPMLFFNTLAVAVLVIAKFPNMHKVRIFGINADT from the exons ATGCATCTATTACTTATGCCAAGCTTTTGCATCagcctttttttctttcaattaattCAGATTATTTCATGCCTTTACTTTCCTGGAGATCTGAAATTGTCACATTCATTAACAAGCATG ATAACTTATCACTTCTTTCACTGGAAGAAAGGAACGCCATTTGCAGAAGATCAGGGGATCTATAATAGGCTAACTTGGTGGGAACAGATGGACAGTGGAAAGCAGCTCACACGCAACAGAAAGTTCTTAACTGTTGTTCCTGTGGTCTT GTACTTGATTGCCTCGCACACAACTGACTATCAACATCCAATGCTCTTTTTCAACACGCTTGCAGTAGCAGTGCTTGTTATTGCCAAGTTTCCAAATATGCACAAGGTTCGGATCTTTGGAATCAATGCAGACACGTGA
- the LOC8263482 gene encoding E3 ubiquitin-protein ligase PUB22 produces MDNLQLESLDVPSFFICPISLQMMKDPVTICTGMTFDRESIQKWLFSYNHITCPITKQPLSDFSLIPNSNLLRLIQSWQVHDSSYRKSIEQQRQAKHDAFIPLRVVLEEIKQPHLHVKSLRKIKTLICDRTFFTGDDVLYSSVASLIVKSESSITGHDHSSILIDEAVSVLCLLKPSDETLKIVSQNGNGLLIDSLCTIMTKYQYDQPRTQAAVILKSIFKVVDGIYKEGLKADFFESIAEILKDQNSKQGSMAVLTILTEVLQFGKNKEKAIKGGLVPVLVELLAEKNEKPACEMMLFALENLCRKAEGRAAFLAHPMGVAAVLSKILRVSHVGNYKAISLLLWIFRFCKSNEIAEEFMEVGGVAKVFMLVQTGCDSKTQGKAWELLGFHKKIWGKSPCFPSSIRD; encoded by the coding sequence ATGGATAATCTTCAACTTGAATCTCTAGACGTACCATCCTTCTTTATCTGCCCTATCTCTCTTCAAATGATGAAAGATCCAGTTACCATCTGTACTGGCATGACCTTCGATCGCGAGAGCATCCAGAAATGGCTATTCTCTTACAATCACATCACTTGTCCCATTACTAAACAGCCCCTCTCTGACTTCTCTCTTATCCCAAACTCTAATCTTCTTCGCCTGATACAATCATGGCAGGTGCACGACTCATCTTATAGAAAGTCTATAGAGCAGCAACGACAGGCAAAGCACGACGCTTTCATTCCTCTTAGAGTGGTTCTTGAAGAGATCAAGCAACCCCATTTGCACGTAAAGTCTCTAAGAAAGATCAAGACACTAATCTGCGACCGGACTTTCTTCACGGGCGATGATGTTTTATATTCATCTGTAGCATCCCTTATTGTTAAATCTGAGTCCAGCATCACTGGTCATGATCATTCTTCGATACTTATCGATGAAGCAGTGTCTGTGCTGTGTCTTTTAAAGCCATCTGATGAGACATTAAAGATAGTCTCACAAAATGGAAATGGTCTTTTAATTGATTCGCTTTGTACAATAATGACAAAGTACCAATACGACCAACCTAGAACTCAAGCTGCTGTTATATTGAAATCCATATTTAAAGTGGTGGATGGGATTTACAAGGAAGGACTTAAAGCAGATTTCTTTGAGAGTATTGCGGAGATATTGAAGGATCAAAACTCGAAGCAAGGAAGCATGGCAGTCTTAACCATTTTAACGGAAGTTTTGCAGTTTGggaaaaacaaagagaaagcTATTAAAGGAGGACTGGTTCCGGTACTAGTTGAATTGCTTGCTGAGAAGAATGAAAAGCCGGCTTGTGAAATGATGTTGTTTGCACTTGAAAATCTTTGCAGGAAAGCTGAAGGGCGGGCGGCTTTTCTCGCCCATCCAATGGGCGTAGCAGCTGTGTTATCAAAGATTTTGAGGGTTTCCCATGTTGGAAATTATAAAGCAATAAGTTTGTTGTTATGGATTTTCAGGTTCTGTAAGAGCAATGAAATTGCAGAGGAATTTATGGAGGTGGGTGGCGTGGCTAAGGTTTTCATGCTGGTACAAACTGGATGCGATTCAAAGACTCAGGGTAAAGCTTGGGAACTTTTAGGGTTTCATAAGAAAATATGGGGCAAGTCTCCTTGCTTCCCCTCTTCAATCAGAGACTGA
- the LOC8282132 gene encoding bifunctional fucokinase/fucose pyrophosphorylase has product MESRRRAKQKPDLTTILRKSWYHLRLSVRHPSRVPSWDAIVLTAASPEQAQLYEWQLNRAKRMGRIATSTVTLAVPDPHGQRIGSGAATLNAIYALAQHYHLHLAPEVANAENGSFDNEEVIMKMVRYVGRKHILLLHAGGDSKRVPWANPMGKVFLPLPYLAADDPDGPVPLLFDHILAIASCARQAFKNQGGILTMTGDVLPCFDASALVIPDNASCIITVPITLDIASNHGVIVASKNGIQTESYTLSLVDNLLQKPGVEELVKNQALLDDGRTLLDTGIIAVKGKAWEELVMLACSCQPMITELLENRKEMSLYEDLVAAWVPAKHDWLQLQPMGKELVGSLGGQNMFSYCADDLLFLHFGTSSEVLDHLSGASSELVGRRHLCSIPATTASDIAASAVVLSSKIEPGVSIGEDSLIYDSSISGGMQIGSLSVVVGVNVPVDIGGRTEESFRFTLPDRNCLWEVPLVECTERVLVYCGLHDNPKNSLSKDGTFCGKPWKKVLHDLDIEESDLWSSVGSQEKCLWTAKIFPILSYFEMLSLASWLMGLTDQKSKSLLSLWKISPRVSLEELHRSIDFSKMCTGSSNHQADLAAGIAKACINYGMLGRNLSQLCREILQKETSGVKICKDFLDLCPKLQERNSKVLPKSRAYQVQVDLLRACRDEKTACQLEQKVWTAVADETASAVRYGFKEHLLDSPSVPAAAHKNNQVDGHVNQTFCARRVKVELPVRVDFVGGWSDTPPWSLERAGCVLNMAISLEGCLPIGTIIETTERTGLLINDDAGNQLYIDNLTSIAPPFVVDDPFRLVKSALLVTGIIHENILVSMGLQIRTWANVPRGSGLGTSSILAAAVVKGLLQITDGDESNENVARLVLVLEQLMGTGGGWQDQIGGLYPGIKFTTSFPGIPLRLQVIPLLASSQLIIELKQRLLVVFTGQVRLAHQVLQKVVIRYLQRDNLLVSSVKRLAELAKIGREALMNCEIDEIGEIMLEAWRLHQELDPYCSNELVDRLFAFADPYCCGYKLVGAGGGGFALLLAKNANSGKELRHKLEECSDFNVKVYNWSICLDK; this is encoded by the exons ATGGAATCCAGAAGAAGAGCCAAACAGAAGCCGGACTTGACTACAATTCTTCGAAAATCGTGGTACCATTTGAGATTATCAGTCAGGCATCCTTCTAGGGTGCCTTCTTGGGACGCAATTGTGCTCACAGCTGCCAGCCCCGAGCAAGCTCAGCTGTACGAGTGGCAGCTCAACCGTGCCAAACGTATGGGCCGGATTGCTACCTCTACTGTTACTCTAGCTGTTCCTGACCCTCATGGCCAGCGGATCGGATCTGGTGCCGCTACACTCAATGCCATTTATGCCCTCGCTCAACATTATCATCTCCATCTTGCCCCCGAG GTGGCAAATGCGGAGAACGGAAGTTTTGACAATGAAGAGGTTATTATGAAAATGGTTAGATATGTAGGTAGAAAGCATATACTATTGCTTCATGCTGGAGGTGACTCTAAAAGAGTGCCATGGGCTAATCCTATGGGTAAAGTTTTCCTACCACTGCCTTATTTGGCAGCAGATGATCCTGATGGCCCAGTTCCTCTGCTTTTTGATCATATACTTGCAATTGCTTCTTGTGCAAGACAGGCTTTTAAGAATCAAG GTGGAATATTGACAATGACTGGGGATGTACTCCCGTGTTTTGATGCCTCTGCCCTGGTTATTCCTGATAATGCATCTTGCATCATCACTGTGCCCATCACCCTTGATATTGCTTCTAACCATGGCGTTATTGTAGCATCAAAAAATGGGATTCAAACTGAAAGTTATACACTCAGTTTAGTTGATAATCTCCTTCAGAAACCCGGTGTGGAGGAACttgttaagaatcaagcttTATTGGATGATGGAAGAACTTTGCTCGACACCGGAATTATAGCAGTTAAAGGAAAAGCATGGGAGGAGCTTGTCATGCTCGCATGCTCCTGCCAACCGATGATTACAGAGCTTCTGGAGAACAGAAAAGAG ATGAGTTTATATGAAGATCTGGTAGCAGCTTGGGTACCTGCAAAACATGACTGGCTGCAACTGCAGCCCATGGGCAAAGAACTTGTTGGAAGTTTGGGCGGACAAAATATGTTTAGCTACTGTGCAG ATGATTTGTTATTCTTGCACTTTGGAACCTCAAGTGAGGTTTTGGATCACTTAAGTGGGGCTAGCTCGGAACTTGTAGGCCGGAGGCATTTGTGTTCCATCCCAGCCACGACTGCATCTGATATTGCAGCATCTGCTGTAGTTCTTTCGAGCAAGATTGAACCTGGGGTCTCAATTGGGGAAGATTCTCTTATATATGATTCATCAATATCTGGTGGAATGCAAATCGGTTCCCTATCTGTAGTGGTTGGTGTTAACGTCCCAGTGGACATTGGTGGAAGGACAGAAGAGTCATTCAGATTTACGCTCCCAGATCGTAATTGTCTTTGGGAGGTTCCTTTAGTGGAATGCACAGAAAGAGTCCTAGTGTACTGTGGCCTCCACGACAATCCAAAGAATTCCCTTTCTAAGGATGGGACATTCTGTGGGAAACCTTGGAAGAAGGTCTTGCATGATTTGGACATTGAAGAAAGTGACCTATGGAGTTCAGTAGGCTCTCAGGAGAAATGCTTATGGACTGCGAAAATATTCCCCATTCTTTCTTACTTTGAGATGCTTAGTTTGGCCTCATGGTTGATGGGTTTGACTGACCAAAAATCTAAAAGTTTGCTTTCCTTATGGAAAATTTCACCACGTGTCAGTTTGGAGGAATTGCACAGATCAATTGACTTTTCAAAAATGTGTACAGGCTCAAGTAATCATCAAGCTGATCTTGCAGCTGGAATTGCCAAGGCTTGCATTAACTATGGCATGCTTGGAAGAAACTTGTCCCAATTGTGTCGAGAAATTCTACAGAAGGAAACTTCAGGAGTCAAGATATGTAAGGACTTCCTAGACCTATGTCCCAAACTTCAGGAGCGGAATTCTAAAGTTCTTCCTAAAAGTCGGGCATACCAAGTGCAAGTCGATCTTCTTCGAGCATGCAGAGATGAAAAAACTGCATGCCAGTTAGAGCAAAAAGTTTGGACTGCAGTGGCAGATGAAACTGCTTCAGCAGTGAGATATGGTTTCAAAG AACATCTCTTGGATTCTCCAAGTGTGCCTGCTGCAGCGCATAAGAACAATCAGGTTGATGGCCATGTCAACCAAACTTTCTGTGCTAGAAGGGTAAAGGTTGAATTACCAGTTCGTGTAGATTTTGTTGGGGGATGGAGTGACACTCCTCCATGGAGCTTAGAACGTGCTGGTTGTGTTCTAAATATGGCAATAAGTTTGGAAGGTTGCCTTCCAATCGGCACAATCATAGAGACAACAGAAAGGACTGGATTGTTGATTAATGATGATGCTGGAAACCAGTTATACATTGATAATCTTACCTCCATTGCTCCTCCATTTGTCGTTGATGATCCATTCCGGCTTGTCAAATCTGCATTGCTTGTTACtggcattattcatgagaacATTCTTGTATCCATGGGCTTGCAAATCAGGACATGGGCCAATGTACCCCGTGGTAGCGGCCTTGGGACTTCTAGCATCCTAGCAGCTGCTGTTGTGAAAGGACTTCTTCAGATAACTGATGGAGATGAAAGCAATGAAAATGTTGCTAGACTGGTTTTGGTATTGGAACAACTCATGGGGACAGGAGGTGGGTGGCAGGATCAAATTGGGGGTTTGTATCCTGGTATCAAATTCACTACAAGTTTCCCTGGAATACCATTGCGGCTCCAAGTCATTCCATTGTTGGCTTCTTCTCAgttaattattgaattaaagCAGAGATTGCTTGTGGTCTTTACTGGTCAA GTTCGACTCGCACATCAAGTTCTACAAAAGGTAGTTATTAGATATCTTCAGAGGGATAACCTTCTTGTGTCGAGTGTTAAGCGCCTTGCTGAACTTGCAAAAATTGGGAGGGAAGCTTTAATGAACTGTGAAATAGATGAAATAGGGGAGATAATGCTGGAGGCTTGGAGGTTGCATCAAGAACTTGACCCATATTGCAGCAATGAATTGGTGGATAGGCTTTTTGCATTTGCCGACCCCTACTGCTGTGGCTACAAGCTCGTGGGTGCTGGTGGCGGGGGCTTTGCCTTGTTACTCGCCAAGAATGCTAACTCTGGAAAGGAACTGAGACATAAACTGGAAGAATGTTCAGATTTCAACGTGAAAGTTTACAATTGGAGCATCTGTTTAGACAAATAG
- the LOC8263480 gene encoding protein LEAD-SENSITIVE 1 — MGLLSNRVERSEIKPGDHIYTYRAVFTYSHHGIFVGGSKVVHFRPRQNANSSSDTSDFYDSSIASSCETFPDCGFRQPNSGVVLSCLDCFLRNGSLYSFEYGVPPSVFLAKVRGGTCTTAASDPPEAVIHRAMYLLQNGFGNYDIFQNNCEDFAMYCKTGLLIMDKLGVGRSGQASSVIGAPLAALLSSPLKLLMPSPVGVATVTAGMYCMSRYATDIGVRSDVIKVAVEDLAVNLGWSGSYEEVCEDNEASRRLIAM; from the exons atgggTCTGCTCAGCAATAGAGTGGAAAGGAGTGAAATCAAACCAGGCGATCATATCTACACTTACAGGGCGGTCTTCACTTACTCTCACCATG GTATCTTTGTTGGTGGAAGCAAGGTGGTCCATTTCAGGCCCAGGCAGAATGCAAATTCAAGCTCTGATACTTCTGATTTTTATGATTCGAGCATTGCCTCATCATGTGAAACCTTTCCTGACTGTGGGTTCAGGCAACCCAATAGCGGAGTAGTCCTCTCCTGCCTAGACTGCTTTCTTCGAAACGGTTCCCTTTACTCCTTTGAATATGGGGTACCCCCCTCTGTCTTTTTAGCAAAAGTACGTGGAGGGACATGCACCACTGCAGCATCTGACCCACCAGAAGCAGTTATTCACCGAGCAATGtatcttcttcaaaatggGTTTGGCAATTATGACATTTTTCAGAACAACTGTGAGGATTTTGCTATGTACTGCAAAACAGGTCTTTTGATAATGGACAAGTTGGGGGTTGGAAGAAGCGGTCAAGCTTCTTCCGTCATTGGTGCTCCATTGGCTGCTCTTCTCTCATCCCCTCTAAAGTTGCTAATGCCAAGTCCGGTTGGTGTTGCTACAGTAACAGCCGGAATGTACTGCATGAGCCGATATGCTACTGATATAGGCGTTCGGAGTGATGTGATCAAGGTTGCTGTGGAAGATCTGGCTGTGAACCTGGGCTGGTCAGGTTCTTATGAGGAAGTCTGTGAGGATAACGAGGCTTCACGCAGATTGATTGCCATGTGA
- the LOC8263483 gene encoding ORM1-like protein 2 isoform X1, which produces MANLYVKAVPPADLNRNTEWFMYPGVWTTYILILFFSWLLVLSVFGCSPGMAWTIVNLAHFCITYHFFHWKKGTPFAEDQGIYNRLTWWEQMDSGKQLTRNRKFLTVVPVVLYLIASHTTDYQHPMLFFNTLAVAVLVIAKFPNMHKVRIFGINADT; this is translated from the exons ATGGCAAATCTGTATGTAAAGGCGGTGCCACCGGCGGATCTGAACAGGAACACGGAGTGGTTCATGTATCCAGGTGTATGGACCACATACATACTAATCTTGTTCTTTTCATGGCTTCTCGTTCTCTCAGTTTTTGGTTGCTCTCCTGGCATGGCCTGGACCATCGTTAATCTCGCCCATTTTTGT ATAACTTATCACTTCTTTCACTGGAAGAAAGGAACGCCATTTGCAGAAGATCAGGGGATCTATAATAGGCTAACTTGGTGGGAACAGATGGACAGTGGAAAGCAGCTCACACGCAACAGAAAGTTCTTAACTGTTGTTCCTGTGGTCTT GTACTTGATTGCCTCGCACACAACTGACTATCAACATCCAATGCTCTTTTTCAACACGCTTGCAGTAGCAGTGCTTGTTATTGCCAAGTTTCCAAATATGCACAAGGTTCGGATCTTTGGAATCAATGCAGACACGTGA